A single window of Nicotiana sylvestris chromosome 3, ASM39365v2, whole genome shotgun sequence DNA harbors:
- the LOC104247314 gene encoding transcription factor SPEECHLESS: MEGESLSDHFFEDSEFDIFSILEALEGGGASEFNMSNPTTTTTTTTTSDEINGLVSKEEEKKRKLVSQKSTGSSATLQEYSETEADGGVTPNSNKRQKLAAVIGGVDEGNNQMETRISHITVERNRRKQMNEHLSVLRSLMPCFYAKRGDQASIIGGVVDYINELQQVLQSLEAKKQRKVYSEVLSPRLAIPSPRVLPSPLSPRKPPLSPKINLPISPRTPQPTSPYNNNNNNNNNRLQQPTISATPLEPSPTSSSTNSSIDSVNELAANSKSAIADVEVKFSGANVILKTVSPRIPGQAVKIIAALEELALEILHVSISTIDGTMLNSFTIKIGIECQLSAEELAHQIQQTFC, encoded by the exons ATGGAGGGTGAGAGTTTGTCTGATCATTTCTTTGAGGATTCTGAATTTGACATCTTTAGTATTTTAGAGGCTTTAGAAGGCGGCGGCGCGTCGGAGTTTAACATGAGTAAccccacaacaacaacaacgacgacgACAACTTCGGATGAAATTAATGGTTTAGTTtcgaaagaagaagagaagaaaaggaagTTGGTTTCTCAGAAATCAACAGGTTCGAGTGCAACTTTACAAGAATACTCAGAAACTGAAGCAGACGGTGGTGTTACACCAAATAGCAATAAGAGACAAAAATTAGCAGCAGTAATTGGTGGGGTAGATGAGGGAAATAACCAAATGGAAACAAGGATTTCTCACATAACAGTTGAAAGAAACCGCAGAAAGCAAATGAATGAACATTTGTCTGTTCTTCGCTCTTTGATGCCTTGTTTTTATGCTAAACGA GGTGATCAAGCATCAATAATTGGTGGGGTAGTGGATTACATAAACGAGTTGCAGCAAGTTTTACAATCATTAGAAGCCAAGAAACAGCGCAAAGTTTACAGTGAAGTTCTAAGTCCAAGACTAGCAATTCCAAGTCCAAGAGTATTACCTTCACCACTTAGTCCAAGAAAACCACCACTTAGCCCCAAAATTAACTTACCAATTAGCCCAAGAACCCCACAACCAACCAGCccttataataataataataataacaacaacaacaggtTACAGCAACCAACAATTTCTGCTACTCCACTTGAACCATCTCCTACCTCTTCTTCAACTAATTCCTCCATTGACAGTGTCAATGAACTTGCTGCTAATTCAAAATCAGCAATTGCTGATGTAGAGGTGAAATTCTCAGGCGCTAATGTTATACTGAAGACGGTTTCGCCGCGTATTCCTGGCCAAGCTGTGAAGATAATTGCTGCTTTAGAAGAACTCGCACTGGAAATACTACATGTTAGTATCAGTACTATTGATGGAACCATGCTCAACTCTTTCACTATTAAG ATCGGAATTGAATGCCAACTAAGTGCTGAGGAACTGGCTCATCAGATTCAGCAGACATTCTGCTAA